In Pseudothermotoga sp., one genomic interval encodes:
- a CDS encoding DUF58 domain-containing protein, translating into MRLKLNSLTSNVQPLILLSATAVVWLVLDVMVFSVLFGVVCLFLWLNYLNVKRNISKLEVYRRCSTERVFVGDEVWIHHSIHSPEGRILVTLMGQIQVGRSLTYNLFEKNVTLNTEPVTLDVRTSFPTKGKKVLCDLVCYYEHPFELFRIWAKFNAPQEILVLPRLMPLEFFPARLREPIPGRRSDFKLFEDPLRIRGLRAYSNDPIKKIHWKASAKFGKLLVKEYEPTAASKTFVFVDLNMSKEIFAKNVWAQIRINYEEEVVHAATAILYWLSQSNDAMNVTVVGKQVLEMDWASKDGWVRAVEMLALAEGDEDGPQLTDVLFSQIPKLTFSSTVVVLSMFLTDSILPVLLKAKARCARLMVFLLPYGFRDPRYRPTRTYEMYPLDMVKLHEKAKLLEQEQVIVRIVKPNQTLQEVFYEIDKIH; encoded by the coding sequence GTGAGACTCAAGTTGAACTCCCTCACTTCGAACGTTCAACCTTTGATTCTTCTTTCTGCGACAGCTGTCGTCTGGCTAGTTCTCGATGTGATGGTTTTCAGCGTTCTGTTCGGCGTCGTTTGTCTTTTTTTATGGTTGAACTATCTTAATGTGAAAAGAAACATTTCGAAGCTTGAAGTGTACAGAAGATGTTCAACGGAAAGGGTATTCGTTGGTGACGAAGTTTGGATTCACCATTCGATTCACTCTCCGGAAGGACGGATCTTGGTTACACTCATGGGGCAAATACAGGTTGGTCGTTCTCTCACGTACAACCTCTTCGAAAAGAACGTGACCCTCAACACAGAGCCTGTTACACTGGACGTGAGGACGTCCTTCCCAACGAAGGGAAAAAAAGTGTTGTGCGATCTGGTGTGTTATTATGAACATCCTTTTGAACTTTTCAGAATATGGGCTAAATTCAACGCACCACAGGAAATACTCGTTCTTCCAAGATTGATGCCTCTAGAGTTTTTCCCTGCGAGATTGAGAGAACCTATACCGGGAAGAAGGTCAGATTTCAAATTGTTCGAGGATCCTTTGAGAATACGAGGATTGAGAGCATATTCGAACGATCCTATAAAAAAGATTCATTGGAAAGCCTCAGCAAAGTTTGGAAAATTGCTGGTCAAAGAATATGAACCCACTGCTGCGAGCAAAACTTTTGTCTTCGTTGATTTGAACATGTCCAAGGAAATTTTCGCGAAGAACGTGTGGGCTCAGATCAGAATTAACTATGAGGAGGAAGTCGTGCATGCTGCGACAGCCATTTTATATTGGCTCTCTCAGAGTAACGATGCTATGAACGTGACCGTTGTGGGAAAGCAAGTCCTAGAAATGGATTGGGCTTCGAAAGATGGTTGGGTCCGAGCCGTTGAGATGCTCGCGCTGGCTGAAGGTGACGAGGATGGCCCTCAGTTGACCGATGTACTGTTTTCGCAAATACCTAAATTGACGTTTTCTTCGACAGTGGTAGTTCTCTCCATGTTCTTGACTGATTCTATCTTACCAGTACTGCTGAAAGCAAAAGCGCGGTGTGCTCGGCTCATGGTTTTTCTTTTGCCTTACGGTTTCAGAGATCCTCGTTATAGACCCACGAGGACTTACGAAATGTATCCACTGGACATGGTGAAACTGCATGAAAAAGCAAAGTTGTTGGAACAAGAACAAGTGATCGTGAGAATCGTAAAACCAAATCAAACCTTGCAGGAGGTTTTCTATGAGATCGACAAGATTCACTGA
- a CDS encoding Gfo/Idh/MocA family oxidoreductase — protein sequence MCIIGASGHYGYVLEELSEDFEISAIAPGVLNEDVSHLLFKLERLSLKPRVYENYSEMLRLEKPDVVVINTHFYMNGRILQEVLQMGIHAFVEKPIATNLKDLERIQELHSLLKKEVRFAAMFGLRYKAWFLTAKHIVESGAIGDIRLMNAQKSYKLGERPAFFRKRETFGGTLAWVGIHAIDWIHWISNKRFVSVCALHSRMANRNHAELEVTGACLFELEQEVIATVSVDYLRPEGAETHDDDRLRIVGTKGVLEVAEGRVKLIDEDGTRFVPLTEGGRIFKDFLNCVLGKNECMVSEQQSIYATYIALKAIEAADNHTTIRF from the coding sequence GTGTGCATCATCGGTGCGAGTGGTCACTATGGATACGTATTGGAAGAACTGAGTGAAGATTTTGAAATTTCAGCGATTGCACCTGGTGTTTTGAATGAAGATGTCTCGCACTTACTCTTCAAACTCGAAAGGCTCTCATTGAAGCCACGTGTGTACGAAAATTACTCAGAAATGCTGAGATTGGAGAAACCGGACGTGGTGGTCATAAACACTCACTTTTACATGAACGGTAGAATCCTGCAAGAAGTGTTGCAAATGGGCATACACGCTTTCGTTGAGAAACCCATCGCAACTAACCTCAAAGATCTTGAGCGGATCCAAGAATTGCATTCACTGTTAAAAAAAGAAGTTCGTTTCGCAGCGATGTTTGGTTTAAGATATAAAGCTTGGTTTCTCACAGCAAAACACATTGTTGAGTCTGGTGCGATCGGTGATATAAGGCTCATGAACGCTCAAAAATCTTACAAGCTCGGTGAGAGGCCCGCTTTTTTCAGAAAAAGAGAAACATTTGGAGGAACTCTCGCCTGGGTTGGCATACACGCGATAGACTGGATCCATTGGATATCGAACAAACGTTTCGTGAGTGTATGTGCACTCCACTCTCGAATGGCGAATCGAAACCACGCCGAGCTTGAGGTCACAGGCGCATGCTTGTTCGAGCTCGAGCAGGAAGTGATCGCAACCGTTTCGGTGGACTATTTGCGTCCAGAAGGTGCAGAAACACACGATGATGACAGGTTGAGGATCGTGGGTACAAAAGGTGTTCTTGAGGTTGCGGAAGGAAGAGTGAAACTCATCGATGAAGATGGGACACGTTTCGTACCACTCACAGAAGGTGGCCGTATATTCAAAGATTTTTTGAACTGTGTGCTTGGCAAAAACGAGTGTATGGTGAGTGAGCAACAGTCCATTTATGCAACGTACATCGCGTTGAAAGCTATAGAAGCGGCCGATAATCATACAACGATTAGATTTTAA
- a CDS encoding Gfo/Idh/MocA family oxidoreductase has protein sequence MHTIKVVLVGSGGYGKKYAEYLLRESHLHNTLLVAVVDPYATKSEIYAQLIEAKIPIFETLEQFYSHMNADLAVISTPIHLHCEQTCYAVQHGSHVLCEKPAAPTVEQVKEMIRVRNYWKRTVAVGFQWCYDPAVQRLKEDILSGKFGAAKRFKCLVLWPRNTAYYNRSLWAGKLKINGQWVLDSVASNATAHFLHFMLFLLGQDMLNSAYPDFVEAELYRANQIESFDTCAMRISTKDVEILFFASHAVKEKMGPMFELEFSQAIVYFNHPDFLDSTDSLLVVHRNGTKEIYGAVNHGSMKKLWDVVDLLKGEKKTYCTLESALSLTLTVNCAHLSSEVVDFPKNLKRIEGDPPLVWIEDLSKWIRECFNQGKLPSELNLPWARASKKVNSGQCGGVFESC, from the coding sequence ATGCACACGATTAAAGTTGTTCTCGTCGGGTCAGGTGGCTACGGTAAAAAATACGCAGAGTATTTACTGAGAGAAAGTCATCTGCACAATACCCTTCTCGTAGCTGTTGTAGACCCATACGCCACCAAGAGTGAAATTTACGCGCAACTTATCGAAGCGAAAATTCCAATCTTTGAGACGTTGGAACAGTTCTACTCACATATGAATGCCGATCTTGCTGTGATTTCAACACCAATACACTTGCATTGTGAGCAAACTTGTTATGCTGTTCAACATGGAAGTCATGTTCTTTGCGAAAAACCTGCCGCACCAACTGTTGAGCAAGTTAAAGAGATGATCCGAGTGAGAAACTATTGGAAACGCACCGTAGCTGTTGGTTTTCAGTGGTGCTATGATCCAGCCGTTCAACGGTTGAAAGAAGATATCCTGTCTGGAAAATTCGGTGCAGCAAAAAGATTCAAATGTTTGGTACTCTGGCCGAGGAACACCGCTTACTACAATAGATCTCTCTGGGCAGGAAAACTCAAAATCAACGGTCAATGGGTACTGGACAGTGTTGCCTCAAACGCCACAGCACACTTTCTACATTTCATGCTTTTCCTGCTTGGCCAAGATATGTTGAACAGCGCATATCCCGATTTCGTTGAGGCAGAACTTTATAGGGCGAATCAGATAGAGAGTTTCGACACCTGCGCGATGAGGATTAGCACGAAGGATGTCGAGATACTCTTCTTCGCGTCTCATGCTGTTAAAGAAAAGATGGGACCGATGTTCGAACTTGAATTCTCTCAAGCAATCGTATACTTCAACCATCCAGATTTTTTGGACAGTACGGATAGCCTTCTCGTCGTTCATCGGAACGGAACGAAAGAAATTTACGGGGCAGTCAATCACGGTAGTATGAAAAAGCTATGGGACGTTGTAGATCTTCTGAAAGGTGAGAAAAAAACTTACTGCACTTTGGAATCTGCTCTCAGTCTCACTTTAACTGTGAATTGTGCACATCTTTCTTCTGAGGTTGTTGATTTTCCAAAAAATTTGAAACGAATTGAGGGCGACCCGCCCTTGGTTTGGATCGAGGACCTTTCAAAATGGATCAGAGAGTGTTTCAACCAAGGAAAACTTCCAAGTGAGCTGAATCTACCCTGGGCCAGGGCGAGTAAGAAAGTTAATTCAGGGCAATGTGGTGGGGTGTTTGAATCTTGTTAA
- a CDS encoding carbohydrate ABC transporter permease has protein sequence MAKYIKWIFLFTMLIFYMLPVYYSIASSFKGLKEIYSYPPTIFPEKPTIQGYKEALQKQDMSTYLKNTLFVACVATVITVLINVMGGYGLAKGTFIGKIALNRLVVMTLFVTAQVIMVPLFVIIRRLGLINNLWGLILPAVYTPTGMFTAIQYMKDIPDEFLESAKIDGASEWAIFWKIVFPLSKPLIAALAIFSFTWRWNDFILPLIVVNRRKLYTLQLALAVIQGEYGGVPWNTILAFSTVSIIPTLIIFLVFQKFFMRGITAGGLKY, from the coding sequence ATGGCGAAATACATAAAATGGATCTTTCTCTTCACAATGTTGATCTTTTACATGTTACCGGTGTATTACTCGATCGCTTCCTCTTTCAAGGGACTGAAAGAGATCTATTCCTATCCCCCAACCATCTTCCCTGAAAAGCCGACAATTCAGGGATACAAAGAAGCTCTACAAAAACAAGATATGTCGACCTATTTGAAAAACACTTTGTTCGTCGCTTGTGTTGCGACAGTGATAACTGTTTTGATCAACGTGATGGGAGGATATGGTCTTGCAAAAGGAACTTTCATCGGTAAAATTGCTCTCAACAGGTTGGTCGTCATGACACTTTTCGTAACTGCGCAGGTGATAATGGTTCCATTGTTTGTAATCATAAGGAGATTAGGATTGATAAATAATCTCTGGGGTCTTATACTCCCCGCTGTATACACACCGACTGGTATGTTCACAGCTATTCAGTACATGAAGGATATTCCAGATGAATTCCTTGAGAGTGCGAAAATCGATGGTGCTAGTGAATGGGCAATATTCTGGAAAATCGTTTTTCCCTTATCAAAACCACTCATAGCAGCTTTAGCCATATTCTCTTTCACCTGGCGATGGAACGACTTTATTCTGCCATTGATCGTTGTCAACAGAAGGAAGTTGTACACTTTGCAACTCGCGCTCGCGGTCATCCAGGGAGAGTACGGTGGAGTACCATGGAACACAATTTTGGCGTTTTCAACCGTATCGATCATACCAACTCTGATCATTTTCTTGGTGTTCCAGAAGTTCTTCATGCGCGGTATCACCGCAGGAGGGCTGAAGTATTGA
- a CDS encoding sugar ABC transporter permease → MNKVVSSRFIFTIPALIFLSIFVLLPIFSVFVMSFSNWDLLSPPRFVGWSNFARLFEDKWFWNSVWVSIKLLILTVPMTFFISLALAVCLYKETTSSKILRALFYWPYMMPAVAGTTMWKWLLSYDLGLLNHVLKSVGFNPVPWLLKPTAALIAIALLRTWGMTGLLMMMFITGLQSIPEELHEAAKVDGANRWQMFWYVTFPLLKNTNLLVLTTDIAHVFRDFAGIYVLTGGGPGYSTMVTPLYIYNTAFTQWRIGYAYAMSIVFLLISFAIAMVTLRVRER, encoded by the coding sequence ATGAACAAGGTAGTGAGTAGTAGATTCATTTTTACGATACCAGCGTTGATATTTTTGTCTATATTCGTTTTGCTGCCGATATTCAGCGTTTTTGTGATGAGTTTTTCCAACTGGGACCTTCTTTCTCCTCCGCGTTTTGTGGGTTGGTCGAATTTCGCCAGACTGTTTGAAGACAAATGGTTTTGGAACTCGGTGTGGGTATCCATCAAACTTTTGATACTGACTGTACCGATGACGTTCTTCATATCACTGGCGCTCGCAGTGTGTTTGTACAAAGAAACCACCTCCTCGAAAATTCTGAGAGCTTTGTTTTACTGGCCTTACATGATGCCTGCCGTCGCAGGGACAACCATGTGGAAATGGCTCTTGTCATACGATCTAGGTTTATTGAACCACGTTTTGAAATCTGTAGGTTTCAATCCGGTTCCTTGGTTACTCAAACCAACTGCTGCATTGATTGCGATCGCTCTGCTGCGCACATGGGGTATGACCGGACTTTTGATGATGATGTTCATCACAGGATTGCAATCCATTCCTGAGGAATTGCACGAAGCCGCAAAGGTGGATGGTGCGAACAGATGGCAAATGTTCTGGTACGTCACGTTCCCACTGTTGAAGAACACGAACCTGCTAGTTTTAACGACGGATATTGCACACGTATTCAGAGACTTTGCGGGAATCTATGTTCTAACTGGTGGAGGACCAGGCTATTCGACGATGGTCACACCCCTCTACATATACAACACCGCGTTCACCCAATGGCGTATAGGATACGCATATGCGATGTCGATCGTTTTCTTGTTGATCTCATTTGCCATAGCCATGGTCACTCTACGCGTGCGGGAACGTTGA
- a CDS encoding ABC transporter substrate-binding protein, with amino-acid sequence MKWVKWVSLSLLVALISSVLAAKITLVVWCGGGTEREGLEAAIAEYKKQNPDVDFELVDVPYAQYEQKVRLGIVSGDLPDLVTITYPFAPGYMQYMIDFRPYIEKYLGIKPEQFLKAMYDVAAVRVVDTKGEIRYVPLHFTMQCLWVNADYFKKARIPFPPFGGRSDPWTWEEFVDVLKKVKEANNLPYAMSMQRTAERLFNYLGIRGVKILDENLDFTLDKDPRAKKTLEEFVNLFKNNLMVPAEWIAAQDPNMAFTGGLTAVLWAGSWSTLDLLKVEKNFVPAYLPKDVEWLSCEGGRFFGAFKTGKKDREEAAAKFALWVGWKGLGYDIYLKKTYHMSAYKEHNVAYDRDIMNQVQAVCGRLAEVTPRWVVNVRNSTIYSRLQTPIVNQISAVISGQINLDEAIKSLRREYDKLVAELGGKK; translated from the coding sequence ATGAAGTGGGTAAAGTGGGTTTCACTCTCACTGTTGGTAGCGTTGATTAGCAGTGTCCTCGCCGCGAAGATCACATTGGTCGTTTGGTGCGGGGGAGGAACTGAGAGAGAAGGACTCGAAGCAGCCATTGCCGAATACAAAAAGCAGAACCCTGACGTTGACTTCGAGCTAGTCGACGTTCCATACGCACAGTACGAGCAAAAGGTGAGGTTAGGCATTGTGAGTGGTGATCTACCAGATCTTGTAACGATCACGTATCCATTCGCACCCGGTTATATGCAGTACATGATTGACTTTAGGCCGTACATCGAGAAGTATCTAGGTATAAAACCGGAGCAGTTCTTGAAAGCTATGTACGATGTGGCAGCAGTCAGAGTCGTTGATACGAAAGGAGAAATCAGGTACGTTCCTTTACACTTCACCATGCAGTGTCTATGGGTGAACGCCGATTATTTCAAAAAGGCGAGGATTCCCTTCCCACCGTTCGGAGGAAGGTCAGATCCTTGGACTTGGGAAGAGTTCGTCGACGTATTGAAGAAAGTAAAAGAAGCGAACAACTTGCCTTACGCCATGTCCATGCAGAGAACTGCCGAGAGGCTGTTCAACTATCTGGGCATCAGAGGTGTCAAGATCCTCGATGAGAACTTAGACTTCACATTGGATAAAGATCCGAGGGCAAAGAAAACGCTCGAAGAATTTGTGAACCTCTTCAAAAATAACCTCATGGTACCTGCAGAATGGATAGCTGCCCAAGATCCAAACATGGCTTTCACGGGTGGATTGACCGCTGTATTGTGGGCTGGAAGCTGGAGCACGCTCGATTTACTCAAGGTTGAGAAGAACTTTGTACCTGCATACTTACCAAAAGATGTTGAATGGCTGAGCTGTGAAGGAGGAAGATTCTTCGGAGCTTTCAAGACAGGAAAGAAAGATAGGGAAGAGGCAGCTGCCAAGTTTGCACTCTGGGTAGGGTGGAAAGGACTCGGTTACGATATCTATCTCAAAAAGACATACCATATGTCTGCGTACAAAGAGCACAACGTTGCCTATGACCGAGATATCATGAACCAAGTGCAAGCAGTTTGTGGAAGGCTGGCCGAGGTTACACCACGCTGGGTGGTCAATGTGCGTAACTCGACCATTTATTCAAGATTGCAGACGCCTATAGTGAATCAAATATCCGCAGTGATATCTGGTCAGATCAATCTAGATGAGGCCATCAAGAGTTTAAGAAGAGAATACGATAAACTTGTCGCAGAGCTTGGCGGAAAGAAATGA
- a CDS encoding alpha/beta fold hydrolase, producing the protein MLKFANCKTVKCSLPMFLIGGESGVLFIHGFTGSPHDFEYMARKVHEAGFTVSVPRLPGHGTCGEDFLKTTANDWLRRSFDAYYDLKTVCEDVHIVGLSMGGVIALIMASILKPKKLVTLAAATHLRDDRIKIAWLVSLFKKKIPKDSSQVYNDPDYEFLNKEYWSFNWPKQASELYKLIKTARKSVGQIVSNTLVIAARNDNLVPLKAAQFIYDNVRSEKKKLLIFEQSGHVLSNDVEKEAVTEAVIDWLKG; encoded by the coding sequence GTGTTGAAGTTCGCAAACTGTAAGACGGTGAAGTGTTCGCTACCGATGTTCTTGATCGGTGGTGAAAGTGGTGTGTTGTTCATCCACGGTTTCACAGGATCACCCCACGATTTTGAGTATATGGCGAGAAAAGTTCACGAAGCTGGTTTCACAGTTTCAGTACCGAGACTTCCCGGTCATGGTACCTGTGGGGAAGATTTTTTGAAAACCACCGCGAACGATTGGTTACGGAGGTCTTTCGATGCTTACTACGATTTGAAAACCGTGTGTGAGGATGTGCACATCGTTGGGCTTTCCATGGGTGGTGTCATAGCGCTGATCATGGCTTCGATTTTGAAGCCGAAAAAGCTTGTCACACTTGCCGCCGCAACACACCTCAGAGACGATCGAATCAAAATTGCGTGGCTTGTTAGTTTATTCAAGAAGAAAATTCCAAAAGATAGCTCACAGGTCTACAACGATCCAGATTATGAATTTCTCAATAAAGAATATTGGTCTTTCAATTGGCCCAAACAGGCATCAGAACTTTACAAACTCATCAAAACGGCGAGAAAGAGCGTTGGTCAGATCGTTTCAAATACACTCGTGATTGCAGCCCGTAACGACAATTTAGTTCCACTTAAGGCCGCACAATTCATATACGACAATGTACGTTCTGAGAAGAAAAAGCTTTTGATCTTTGAACAATCTGGTCATGTTTTGAGCAACGATGTAGAAAAAGAGGCCGTAACTGAAGCGGTCATAGACTGGTTGAAAGGCTGA
- a CDS encoding DMT family transporter yields the protein MSLKVILSGFCVSLIFGLSFLFTKNALDYVEPLTFLSYRFFVGSLFFLLLALTRVIKLERRPYWKLWKLVIFQPILYFLFETFGLQKISSAEAGMIVALIPIVVNVFAAFLLKEKGDLFHYILVINGFVGSILIVGFNISAQNFTGKLFMLFAVLSAALYNISARKLSKEFSPYEITFFMMISGFIFFSLMSLVSERFRIVLNVSTVFGALYLGVFSSAVAFFLLNYMVKHASPILTSLFSNFTSVVALVAGMFFRSESVEIRQIFGICIVLISLFLIAYRKRGTIHR from the coding sequence ATGAGTCTAAAAGTGATCTTGTCAGGATTCTGTGTTTCACTGATATTTGGCCTTTCTTTTCTCTTCACAAAGAATGCTCTCGACTACGTTGAACCACTGACATTTCTTTCCTATCGTTTTTTCGTAGGAAGCCTTTTCTTTTTGCTTCTCGCATTGACTCGGGTGATAAAGTTAGAGAGAAGACCGTACTGGAAACTGTGGAAATTAGTCATTTTTCAGCCGATCTTGTACTTCCTTTTTGAAACATTCGGGCTTCAAAAGATCAGCTCTGCTGAAGCTGGCATGATAGTTGCGTTGATACCGATTGTGGTCAACGTATTTGCAGCTTTCCTTCTGAAGGAAAAAGGCGATCTGTTCCACTACATTTTGGTGATAAACGGTTTCGTTGGAAGTATTCTCATTGTCGGTTTCAACATATCGGCTCAGAATTTCACTGGAAAATTGTTCATGCTCTTCGCAGTCCTGTCCGCAGCTTTGTACAATATAAGCGCGAGAAAGCTTTCGAAAGAGTTCTCACCTTATGAAATCACCTTTTTCATGATGATCTCAGGTTTCATATTTTTCAGTTTAATGAGCTTGGTGAGTGAGCGATTCAGAATCGTGCTCAACGTGAGTACGGTATTTGGAGCTCTCTACCTCGGTGTTTTTTCCTCTGCTGTTGCGTTTTTCCTGTTGAACTACATGGTGAAACACGCATCTCCAATTTTGACAAGTTTATTTTCGAACTTTACAAGCGTGGTCGCACTGGTTGCTGGTATGTTTTTTCGAAGCGAGAGCGTTGAAATTCGACAGATATTCGGAATATGTATCGTTCTGATCTCGTTGTTTTTGATAGCTTATAGAAAGAGAGGAACTATCCACAGATGA
- a CDS encoding DUF4258 domain-containing protein, whose amino-acid sequence MVLHVELLGKDLLLTPHAYERMIERGISLEELMNVLSSKDSYAFIQKNGRIRIGNDYMEAVLQLSGSVLYLVTVVKKKSK is encoded by the coding sequence ATGGTCTTACACGTGGAGCTTTTGGGGAAAGATCTTCTTTTAACACCTCATGCGTACGAAAGGATGATCGAAAGGGGCATCAGCCTTGAAGAACTCATGAACGTTCTCTCATCGAAAGACTCATACGCTTTCATTCAAAAAAATGGAAGAATCAGAATAGGGAACGATTACATGGAAGCTGTTCTTCAACTTTCTGGATCTGTTTTGTATCTTGTCACCGTTGTGAAGAAAAAGTCTAAGTAA
- a CDS encoding glutathione ABC transporter substrate-binding protein: MKKVVLILAILIAALSFSAKYGGVVRYVLGSDAVSLLPANQTDNISGTVCRHIFEGLVEFDEKLNINPALAERWEISQDGTVYTFYLRKGIKFHDGSDFNAQAVKKYYDYVLTKSLRRTGLFKGIVKEVQIVDDYTVKFILEKPYSPFLNRLAHEGALIVSPKALDTYGDDPAKLGRNPVGTGPFMFKEWKAGERIELVKNPNYWRQGQPYLDGIVFTVVPEDVTRVNQLRAGDVDVMFNPPPALVSVLQKDERLVVRVEPGLRVIYIGFNTRKPPLNDVRIRQALNYAIDKQKLCTTIMRNFAIPSDSPLAKYTFGYHSTGGYPYDPAKAKQLLKEAGYENLKLELLTPKGRYLNDYEVAVAVQGMLKEIGVTVDVKPMEWASYLNKLSSPNPQDWDYELFLLGWAPSTAEGHWVLYPLFHSENIKPSGTGDNNAFYSNPKVDELINKIAYELDKNKLLQYYAEAQKIIVQDAPWIFLYNMTNIVAHRKDLKNVWLLPTEFVILKYAWFE, translated from the coding sequence GTGAAGAAAGTCGTATTGATTTTAGCGATTTTGATCGCCGCGCTTTCGTTCTCAGCAAAGTATGGAGGAGTCGTTCGTTACGTTCTTGGTTCTGATGCCGTTTCACTGCTTCCAGCCAACCAAACGGACAACATAAGTGGAACCGTTTGTCGTCATATCTTCGAAGGTTTGGTTGAGTTCGACGAGAAGTTGAACATCAACCCAGCTTTGGCGGAAAGATGGGAGATTTCACAGGATGGCACTGTTTATACGTTTTATTTGAGAAAAGGTATCAAGTTCCACGATGGATCAGATTTCAACGCACAAGCTGTGAAAAAATACTACGACTATGTGCTCACGAAATCTCTCAGAAGGACTGGTCTGTTCAAAGGCATTGTGAAGGAGGTTCAAATTGTCGATGACTACACTGTGAAATTCATTTTGGAAAAGCCTTATTCTCCGTTCCTGAACAGACTAGCGCACGAAGGTGCTTTGATAGTTTCCCCAAAGGCACTCGACACTTACGGTGATGATCCTGCAAAGTTGGGTCGAAATCCTGTCGGCACAGGTCCTTTCATGTTCAAAGAATGGAAAGCTGGTGAGAGGATCGAGTTGGTGAAGAACCCCAACTATTGGAGACAAGGGCAGCCTTACTTGGACGGGATAGTTTTCACCGTAGTACCGGAAGATGTGACGAGGGTCAACCAGTTGAGAGCCGGTGATGTGGATGTCATGTTCAACCCACCACCTGCTCTAGTATCTGTGTTGCAGAAAGATGAGCGACTCGTGGTTCGGGTCGAACCTGGCCTGCGAGTCATATACATAGGATTCAACACGAGGAAACCTCCGTTGAACGATGTGAGGATCAGACAGGCTTTGAACTACGCCATAGATAAACAAAAACTTTGCACCACCATCATGAGGAATTTCGCAATACCTTCTGATTCGCCCCTTGCAAAATACACTTTTGGCTATCACTCCACAGGGGGTTATCCGTACGATCCGGCGAAAGCAAAGCAGTTGTTGAAAGAAGCAGGGTATGAAAATCTCAAGCTTGAATTGCTCACACCGAAAGGAAGATATCTCAACGATTATGAAGTTGCTGTAGCCGTCCAAGGCATGTTAAAAGAAATAGGCGTCACCGTCGATGTCAAACCCATGGAGTGGGCAAGCTACCTCAACAAACTTTCATCTCCCAACCCACAAGATTGGGATTATGAACTTTTCCTCCTCGGTTGGGCTCCTTCAACCGCTGAAGGTCATTGGGTGTTGTATCCTCTGTTCCATTCTGAGAACATCAAGCCGAGTGGAACGGGCGACAACAACGCTTTCTATAGCAATCCAAAGGTGGATGAGCTTATAAATAAAATTGCCTATGAACTGGATAAGAACAAGTTGTTACAATACTACGCCGAAGCGCAGAAGATAATCGTACAAGACGCTCCATGGATTTTCCTCTACAACATGACGAACATCGTTGCACACAGAAAAGATTTGAAGAACGTCTGGCTCTTGCCAACTGAATTTGTCATCCTCAAATATGCTTGGTTTGAATGA